A genomic window from Cotesia glomerata isolate CgM1 linkage group LG7, MPM_Cglom_v2.3, whole genome shotgun sequence includes:
- the LOC123268564 gene encoding uncharacterized protein LOC123268564 isoform X7, whose product MRGLILPLLGLLALGCASKCPVQRMSPGREILCYTSTFDFKQLEDSICRCTTLVHQGHDLQDLTTTGLEDLRKSLVQLNPVLQFVISINDARGRLKTSADARQEAVARILRVLNKVDGVELNVTAGTKERLVHFVQGLKNEITRKTLKKRIILALPTKSEQLAKQFDIKELSKYVDLFAIPTHYLTDEVENYKTFHPSRLMGLFDLLNTDSLVDLVHGLGAAKRKILVSLPASGYKFTLKIKDLNTPRAPAEAISPVSINQEQLCRAISQGEWTIERDEDLTAPYAFSNNSWIAFEDKISAKIKGKYVLLRDLAGLAIRDLENDLKNDCGNTITENVYNSITENRRKSREAVLTSLEDDIYSPETSYPKNLKSSDYRISRIIDSKGQIQAVRENIQTEFSCPHQGYYVHPLSCNRFYRCVQFDQHVEQYSVFEFDCPAGLAFDETTDVCVWPGSLSKGSACPGSPEIAPSAPKRFECSKEGYFADPENCQWFFACMDLGGEKMLAYEFQCPYGLVFDESKLACEWPWLVPKCAGTNYEHKGFGGSGHPGYDGSHGDGGYGSKGHGGEGGHGGYDGKEHDGGYGDYDGKGYDDGYGGYDGNGHDGGYGGYDGKGHDGGYDNKGNNGGYGGKGHDGGYGGYDGKGHDGGYDGKGHDGGYDNKGNDGGYGGKGHDGGYDEKGHDGGYDGKEHDESHDGKGHDGKEHDGGYGGYDGKEHDGGYDGKGSDEGYGGKGHDGGYDNKGNDGSHGGNGEKGHDGNHDGKGYDGGNGEKGHAGGNDGKGHDGGYDDKGNEGGYGGYDESSQGGGGGDYGGYDYSGYGGKGIDGFYDGDSDYGEKDKGKEDGGHNESHNNGGSHGGKDIDHGSEMGKGHEGGHEESHGTKDMGHHYDGMENGHDGGKDSHGNDGHDMHGYDGSNDDKEKDAHPGKEDEYPKKPEDDYQEKDQDKESGHGYTTINSYSTNPDYPSVLFSGYSPSSGGYSTGADHSTQTGPYRPQYSTSGYTYSRPGYQTTKSNSYSTNYQKDTVHPGYSTYPQSPIYRGGTGFVTKSSHAPSVTIYQKEFTKPGSGTTSPGLFTPGKTFPGVLEEGSTIITRPSYRNEYYPNQAGGSFTQGATIKTQESSVTSGNQFYTNEAGFGSKIPTLTPVSSIPSTGNGYYSTGFATGNGYYTPDLKPKGYTSVTSTGNDYYTNEASKSYSGNTYSNPGYTSVYTKSNINKQFKTTNYGNKAFTPIEASYPGNTYYTNQSGYNKTISGSSGTLFTPKMSVTATGNEFYPNQAGNPITNLEIPITTADDGTGYKTNEYYDNGGRGTIRYNNGLVTHKYTEEDIKDNGAIFPIYPTPDFGQTNTVSASSNGVYTRGGFTKIGPTKTGITTAQIGGTGSYVAQDLDIQKPRGKPDQIGANAFGTVPSKESAEGQDNSVSTVTPFFNVQVYNGPSVATASPAVANTYSYAKSTTPQYQENMYQYDKTSIAASAGKYSEPGRKYPTSSVGTVGYTSSPVIDYQTTVFEAARIPTVPKVKVDASFSTDAPPVPAGGYSNAEDNEVTKTGIGYEGSQDQTDFRGKVEDKESVSVESASYQSTASNEKNLRIPTFVISYTEEPDSKKTKGSRIEGHSYTGSTPNFDTKTTQPAKYPSKPSRPTVTPQINLKKPTSNYNRGIVKYTPADYDETRYSSGLSGTDSHPKTPDYDISENSFPTERNRYQSTNLPSISKSSSSFSGSGRFNSYTTNRPVTTYSNSNRKIELSKSDTVSKFSEVATTKTAVGKVIVKFSDLHPLLLGKLGAECTCKADPFAIKGNKPLLIDSSNGKVDLRNYDESDIYVDLDKSRSGDSYESYENYESQSSEVFSTKVTPVIAEFYHGRTKTPKIRVSTSGYLPASTTASSLRVSASDIESYSTRARSRSGKSIGTFRSTNSPSPSGSVTEPTNANDRASEDRIDYGEVGVLELNPEGKAECARPGLFRHPKLCNKFYACHWDNWKKKFTLHIFNCPIHLTFDNRAGACNWPTKGPACQDNNLLV is encoded by the exons ATGAGAGGCTTAATTCTGCCCTTGCTAGGGCTTCTCGCCCTTGGATGTGCTTCAA agTGTCCTGTCCAACGAATGTCTCCGGGCAGGGAGATCTTGTGCTACACCTCAACTTTCGATTTTAAGCAACTCGAGGATTCCATATGCAGGTGTACGACTCTTGTGCATCAAGGTCATGATCTTCAAGATCTTACGACTACTG gtcTTGAAGATCTTCGCAAGTCCTTGGTACAATTAAACCCAGTGCTCCAGTTTGTAATAAGTATAAACGATGCTCGAGGCAGACTAAAGACTTCGGCGGATGCACGTCAAGAAGCTGTCGCACGGATCTTGAgagttttaaataaa GTGGACGGCGTTGAGCTCAACGTAACTGCGGGAACCAAAGAGCGGTTAGTGCATTTCGTTCAAGGGCTGAAGAATGAAATTACCCGGAAGACGTTGaagaaaagaattattttggCTTTGCCGACTAAGTCCGAGCAGCTTGCCAAGCAGTTTGACATTAAGGAACTTTcaaa ATACGTCGACTTATTTGCCATTCCGACACACTATCTAACTGACGAGGTGGAAAATTACAAGACGTTCCATCCGTCCAGGCTGATGGGACTCTTCGACTTGTTAAATACCGACAGCCTGGTTGATCTTGTACACGGCCTTGGAGCCGCCAAGAGGAAAATTCTTGTTTCCTTACCAGCCAGCGGTTATAAGTTTACCCTCAAGATCAAGGACCTGAATACACCTCGAGCACCGGCTGAAGCAATCAGTCCCGTTTCTATCAATCAGGAGCAACTTTGTCGGGCTATCAGTCAGGGTGAATGGACCATTGAGAGAGACGAAGATCTCACAGCACCTTATGCGTTTTCAAATAATTCTTGGATCGCTTTTGAGGATAAAATTTCTGCTAAGATAAag ggAAAATATGTCTTACTCCGTGACTTGGCAGGCTTGGCCATAAGAGACCTCgaaaatgatttgaaaaatGATTGCGGAAATACCATCACTGAAAACGTTTACAATTCAATTACCGAAAATAGGCGAAAATCTCGAGAAGCTGTGTTAACTTCATTAGAAGATGATATTTAT agtcCAGAAACTTCATACCcgaaaaatttgaagtctTCTGACTACAGAATCTCAAGAATCATCGATAGCAAGGGACAAATTCAAGCTGTGCGAGAAAATATCCAAACGGAGTTTTCTTGCCCTCATCAAGGGTACTATGTACATCCGCTCAGTTGTAACAG ATTCTACCGATGTGTGCAATTCGATCAGCATGTTGAGCAGTATAGTGTCTTCGAATTCGACTGTCCTGCTGGCTTGGCCTTCGACGAAACTACGGATGTTTGTGTGTGGCCTGGTTCCCTTTCGAAAGGTTCAGCGTGTCCTGGTAGTCCTGAAATAGCGCCGTCGGCTCCTAAAAGGTTTGAGTGCTCGAAAGAAGGTTACTTTGCGGATCCCGAAAACTGCCAATGGTTTTTCGCTTGCATGGACTTgg GAGGAGAAAAAATGTTGGCGTACGAGTTTCAGTGTCCTTACGGATTAGTGTTCGATGAAAGTAAATTAGCTTGTGAATGGCCGTGGTTAGTTCCTAAATGTGCTGGTACAAATTATGAACACAAAGGATTTGGAGGTTCTGGACATCCTGGATATGATGGATCTCATGGAGACGGTGGTTATGGTAGTAAAGGTCATGGCGGTGAAGGTGGTCATGGAGGTTATGATGGCAAAGAACATGATGGAGGATATGGAGACTATGATGGCAAAGGATATGATGATGGTTATGGGGGCTATGATGGAAACGGGCATGATGGAGGTTATGGGGGCTATGATGGCAAAGGACATGATGGAGGTTATGATAACAAAGGAAATAATGGAGGTTATGGTGGAAAAGGACATGATGGAGGTTATGGGGGCTATGATGGCAAAGGACATGATGGAGGCTATGATGGAAAAGGACATGATGGAGGTTATGATAACAAAGGAAATGATGGAGGTTATGGTGGAAAAGGACATGATGGAGGTTATGATGAAAAAGGACATGATGGAGGCTATGATGGAAAAGAACATGATGAAAGTCATGATGGAAAAGGACATGATGGAAAAGAACATGATGGAGGTTATGGGGGCTATGATGGCAAAGAACATGATGGAGGCTATGATGGCAAAGGAAGTGATGAAGGTTATGGTGGAAAAGGACATGATGGAGGCTATGATAACAAAGGAAATGATGGAAGTCATGGAGGTAATGGTGAAAAAGGACATGACGGAAATCATGATGGCAAAGGATATGATGGAGGTAATGGTGAAAAAGGACATGCCGGAGGTAATGATGGCAAAGGACATGATGGAGGCTATGATGACAAAGGAAATGAAGGTGGTTACGGAGGCTATGATGAATCATCTCAAGGTGGAGGTGGTGGTGATTATGGCGGCTACGATTATTCTGGTTATGGTGGAAAAGGAATTGATGGATTTTATGACGGTGATAGTGATTACGGTGAAAAAGACAAAGGAAAAGAAGATGGAGGACATAATGAATCACATAATAACGGCGGATCTCATGGCGGTAAAGATATCGACCATGGCTCTGAAATGGGAAAAGGACATGAGGGTGGTCACGAAGAATCTCATGGGACCAAAGATATGGGTCATCACTACGATGGAATGGAAAATGGGCACGATGGAGGCAAAGATAGCCACGGAAATGATGGTCACGACATGCATGGTTACGATGGATCTAATGACGACAAAGAAAAGGATGCTCATCCTGGAAAAGAAGATGAATACCCCAAAAAACCTGAAGATGATTATCAAGAAAAAGACCAAGACAAAGAAAGCGGGCACGGATACACGACTATCAACAGCTATTCGACGAATCCAGACTACCCTTCAGTATTATTCAGTGGATACTCTCCTTCTTCCGGAGGCTACTCAACTGGTGCTGACCACTCAACTCAAACTGGTCCATACAGACCTCAATACTCCACTTCTGGGTACACTTATTCTCGCCCTGGATACCAAACTACAAAATCAAACTCATACTCTACCAACTACCAGAAAGACACTGTCCATCCTGGCTACTCAACGTATCCTCAAAGCCCAATATACCGCGGAGGTACAGGATTTGTCACTAAAAGCTCTCACGCTCCTTCAGTCACCATCTACCAAAAAGAATTCACCAAACCTGGCTCTGGAACAACTTCTCCAGGCCTGTTTACTCCTGGTAAAACCTTCCCTGGAGTCCTAGAAGAAGGCAGCACAATAATCACCCGCCCCTCTTATAGAAACGAGTATTACCCTAACCAAGCCGGAGGATCCTTCACACAAGGCGCCACTATTAAAACGCAAGAATCATCCGTAACTTCAGGCAACCAATTCTACACGAACGAGGCTGGATTTGGATCTAAGATACCTACTCTTACTCCAGTCTCATCGATACCTTCTACTGGAAATGGGTATTACTCTACCGGATTTGCTACTGGAAATGGATACTACACTCCAGACTTAAAACCTAAGGGATACACATCAGTAACTTCCACTGGAAACGATTATTACACAAACGAGGCCAGCAAATCGTACAGCGGAAACACTTACTCAAATCCAGGGTATACTTCTGTCTACACTAAAAGTAacataaataaacaattcaaGACAACAAATTACGGAAATAAAGCTTTTACTCCCATAGAAGCGAGTTATCCAGGAAACACCTATTACACAAACCAATCAGGATACAATAAAACTATAAGTGGTTCCAGCGGAACCTTGTTTACTCCCAAAATGTCTGTAACGGCAACCGGTAACGAGTTCTACCCTAACCAGGCGGGTAACCCGATAACCAATCTAGAGATTCCAATAACCACTGCCGATGATGGCACCGGGTACAAGACAAATGAGTATTACGACAATGGCGGCCGCGGTACTATTCGCTACAATAACGGTCTTGTTACTCACAAATACACCGAGGAAGACATTAAAGATAATGGAGCTATTTTCCCAATCTATCCAACCCCCGATTTCGGGCAGACCAACACCGTTAGTGCCAGCTCCAACGGAGTCTACACTCGAGGAGGATTCACGAAGATAGGACCGACCAAAACGGGAATTACTACTGCTCAGATTGGAGGCACCGGAAGCTATGTAGCTCAAGATTTAGATATACAAAAACCGAGGGGCAAACCAGACCAGATTGGCGCTAACGCCTTCGGAACTGTTCCTTCTAAAGAATCCGCTGAAGGTCAGGATAATTCAGTGTCTACAGTAACTCCTTTCTTTAATGTGCAGGTGTACAATGGTCCGAGTGTTGCGACAGCTTCACCGGCGGTTGCTAATACGTACTCCTACGCGAAATCAACGACTCCCCAGTATCAGGAAAACATGTATCAGTATGATAAGACGTCTATTGCTGCCTCTGCTGGGAAATACAGCGAACCTGGGAGAAAGTATCCAACATCCAGTGTGGGAACGGTCGGTTATACCAGTTCCCCGGTTATCGATTATCAGACCACGGTATTCGAGGCCGCGAGAATTCCAACCGTTCCGAAAGTAAAAGTTGATGCTTCCTTTAGTACCGACGCTCCTCCAGTTCCAGCGGGTGGATATTCTAATG CTGAAGACAATGAAGTTACGAAAACTGGAATTGGATACGAAGGATCTCAGGATCAGACTGATTTCAGAGGGAAAGTTGAGGACAAAGAATCTGTCAGTGTTGAGTCGGCTTCTTATCAATCCACTGCGAGCAATGAGaag AATCTCCGTATACCGACATTCGTGATATCTTACACCGAGGAGCCTGactccaaaaaaaccaaaGGATCGCGCATAGAAGGACACAGTTATACTGGGTCAACACCGAACTTCGACACCAAAACAACTCAGCCAGCTAAGTATCCATCAAAACCCTCGCGACCTACCGTCACACCTCAAatcaacctcaaaaaaccaaccTCTAATTACAACCGCGGTATCGTTAAGTACACGCCAGCTGACTACGATGAAACTAGATACTCTTCTGGCTTATCTGGCACAGATTCTCATCCAAAGACTCCAGACTACGATATATCTGAGAACAGTTTCCCTACTGAAAGAAACCGTTACCAGTCCACTAATCTTCCATCAATCAGTAAATCTTCTTCATCGTTTTCCGGATCAGGACGGTTTAATTCTTACACAACTAATCGGCCAGTGACAACCTACTCCAATAGCAACAGGAAAATCGAGCTATCGAAATCCGATACAGTTTCTAAATTCAGCGAAGTTGCTACGACCAAAACTGCGGTCGGGAAAGTAATCGTGAAATTCAGTGATCTACATCCACTTTTGTTAGGGAAACTGGGCGCAGAGTGCACGTGCAAGGCTGATCCATTTGCGATCAAAGGAAACAAGCCGTTGTTGATCGACTCGTCAAACGGGAAAGTTGATCTGAGAAACTACGACGAGTCCGACATTTATGTCGACTTGGACAAGAGCAGATCTGGAGATTCTTACGAGTCCTATGAAAACTATGAGTCGCAATCCTCAGAAGTTTTTTCTACAAAAGTTACTCCAGTTATTGCCGAATTTTACCACGGAAGGACAAAGACTCCGAAGATTCGAGTATCTACTTCAGGATACTTGCCTGCTTCTACCACTGCCTCATCACTTCGGGTATCTGCCAGTGACATAGAATCCTACTCAACGAGAGCTAGATCCCGGAGTGGAAAGAGTATCGGTACTTTCAGGTCAACCAATTCACCTTCACCGTCTGGGTCAGTCACGGAACCAACGAATGCCAACGATAGGGCTTCTGAAGATAGAATCGACTACGGAGAAGTGGGTGTTCTCGAACTGAATCCCGAAGGCAAGGCCGAGTGTGCTCGTCCTGGATTGTTCAGGCACCCCAAGCTCTGTAACAAATTCTACGCGTGTCATTGGGACAACTGGAAGAAGAAGTTCACGCTTCATATATTCAATTGTCCGATTCATTTGACATTTGACAACCGCGCTGGAGCTTGCAATTGGCCGACAAAGGGGCCAGCTTGTCAGGATAACAATCTATTGGTTTAA